The following nucleotide sequence is from Takifugu flavidus isolate HTHZ2018 chromosome 4, ASM371156v2, whole genome shotgun sequence.
ctggtctacagggtcctgctgcagttccttttatgggcatagtgggcggtgacttatgctaatcgtatgttaattagactcacctggcacgcgctttcaacttacgaacagatggcattcatcaatctaagaacacagctgcgaacaattctggggcttacgaacgcgttgatgaatccgacatagggttttcttaaaaaacttcttaataacaagttaagaaagaatctaaaaagattcttaagaacatattggtgaatctggcccactgTGGTTAGAGTTTTAGGTAACGTATCATCAATAAACAGCAACTCTTCTCTGCTGAAGACCTGAATGCTTGAACAGTTTCAAGCGGTCTCAACCAACAGTTGGGTTTATTTTGATTCTGTTGAGTTTTATTGACATCTTCTCTTTTGCGTTTGGATGCAAATGTCAACTGCAGATGTCCTGTGTCCTGCCCTTTTTTCAGGTTGGTTAGCACACATTTCTTTTAGATATGACCTCTATCTAATGTAGCCAACTATTCCAAACATAAGCTTCTGAGAGAAAGTGTGACAGGTTGTGAGAGACCGTTTGATCATGCTTATTCCTGTGGTGCATCAACAATGTTCAACAGTTTCTAAAGGATGATGGAGGCTGGAGTTGGAAGAAACTAAGCAGAAGACTTCGAGTCAGGGTTAGTGAACTTCTGGAGGGTCTCTGGTTATCTGAAGTGGATCAGAGATCACAGACCGAACAAAAAGGATGCTGATGAAAATGAAGTTGATGATTAGTGGTGTTTGAATGCCAAATGGGTTATTCTATTTTCTTTCTTATGAAAGTCAGCATTTGGATTTTCTTCCATGATATTTGAAGAGAAACAAATGCTTTGATCCCATTTTAGCTTTAATGCAGTACATCGTGAAGGAATCAGAGCTAAATCTTTTCatcctgtaaaaaaaatgaaaggttaCAATCACCCCACTGCTCTCGCCTCCTTTCATCCCTCTGATGCCTCCTACACTGCTAAAAATACAGcccatgcatttttaaaagacatACTTAAAACTGAGCAAAACTAGGTCAcaactgtgtttttatgtgcCGCTTTCATTCAGAGGGGTTTGAAGGTAATGTAGAAGAACTGTTCTTGATACCCCGGATGTCACCCGATGTTTATGAGTGTATAGCTATATCAAACAAATCCAATCAATTCATCTTTATAGTGTCTGGGGatgggaggggtggagaggtgtCTGCAAAGGCAGACACCTCTTTTCGGGgtaccaccgtgacagccaatGACAAAGAAACGACATGGGACCAAACATTTCATCACTGGCCAAATTGGGGAGGGGACACTTTatgtagcgcaaaacagagggcccgattcaccaatatgttcttacgaatcttcttagattctttcttaagttgtccttaagaagttttttaagaaaaccctacgtcggattcatcaacgcgttcgtaagccccagaattgttcgcagctgtgttcttagattgatgaatgccatctgttcgtaagttgaaagcgcgtgccaggtgagtctaattaacatatattagcataagtcaccacccactaatgcccataaaaggaactgcagcaggaccctgtagacggagcaaaaagcagcaaaatgcccaaagtgaaatgcccaaagcttgcctctccacgcctgatttctgacgccgtgttgaacaatcaagaaaggatggctaacacgcttgataaaattgcctcaaccctgatgactatagccaacacgcttaaagaaatcaacgagaatgtaaaaaaaagaagaatgtaaaaaaaaaaataaacgtgtaaaagctgtgctcggattgtgacaataatgcattttattcacaaacgggcaattaatcgcgctcgaacgtgaaccgcgtgcctgcagtctggccccatcattgcgtcaggacgcacatcctcacgaggttgtggctctgtgtccaaacacatccagcgcccctttaacatgccgatggtgcgttcaatggtggagcgactgcgcgcatgcatctgattgaataaaactccctgtggagtctgagggttggtcagtggtgtcaacaaccagggcatatcctcgatcccctaataaaataaatcaagataaaatcaaataaaaagacagttttggcatggtttccaatttggttgattaatgttaagtcattggcacatttacgtaattttcaaattctccgtaaatcaccaaaaataggaaataaacaaataaataaataaatatgacagaattatcattgtaatattgaattttattgaactgcacaagagaagaaaacacaaccatgccaacatgtcggcactgaaatgtgcgcaagagtactcctgagtgttcgtaggatttgttcttacctacgaataaatccaggataagaagaaattggtgaatgccacaatcttcgtcaactgttcgtaagtgggacttaagaacaaatttgttcgtaagaacgcttcgtgaatctggcccagaGTCTCCAATTACCAaagtcggtttctcagcgggtgtgtcactgagtgggaaaaaaacatgggcctttggtttgggctatgCTTCCTGCAAAccatcacccagccgccctggctagccggctggtCGGTTGCTGCCGGGGGAGAGCTAGCTGTGCTaggcagctccacagcagctacattctcctggctacctgatgcaACTCTGAGGTGCGGAACCATGTTATAAGCTCACTGAGTCTCACCTCCAGAGCCCTAAATAAgttacactttctgcacctattgccatcactaaaggaggcagaggagtagctaaacatttcacacaaaaacaggatGAGACACCAGGTTAAAGAGATGGTGAGGAATGCTAATACTCAGTAAAATACTGAGCAATTGGTGGATCAAAATGTCCAACTGGCATATGAAAATTGTCTTTGTGTGATTTGAATTTTAGTAGGCACGGAACTAGACTTGCCTGGGTATTTAAATTTAGGTGAATCCAGCACACATGTGCACCAATGATCTCtacagaggaaacaggaagtgatgcaatgtgtttcctgtcatggaccagacgagaacccaagagcgacaccagagttcggttAAACACCACTTTATTGTCAGGGTTGTACAGGCAGGCAGAGCTGGACTCACTGGGAAGCGGGGACCGGGCGAATCCGTCCACGGGCGATGTCAGGAACAGAAGGCAGTTgggtttaccggggagcaggcaggatAGGATcgtcggggacaggcagggtcgagaccaggcagacaggcaggaaaacGCTAGAGAGTCGTGTGAACTACAGAGGACAATCTagcagggaggcagcgtagAGCAGGGACCTAAAAGAGCCTTGTGATAGCGCTGATTGGCCACAGGTGCGCGGGGCGAAAGAGGACCCAAGGGCGGAGCCGCCCGCATCTGTGACAGTTTCCACTTCTTGCACTCGCTCACCAATTGCTAACAGTACCGGTATTCTCACTTCATCCAAGTCATTAGCTGCATGTCTCAGTTCCAAATCAGTTTCTGTCCAAGTCTCAGCTGCACAGAGtaaacagtaaaaacattaGCATCTGTAGTAAGTAATATTACGGTAAATATGTGACAGTTCGATTAATGTTTATCATCCATCAGTCCTCTTTTTGGTCCAGCAAAATTCTATAGCAGGAGGCAAAAGATTACACGGCTGAAATTTTTGACTCATCACATCACCAAGCCGGTTCATATTATCACCTTAACTTCAGACAATGGGGATTCCTTCAGAACCTTCTCTCTGTTCCCTAAGACCACCCTTCCTGTTCATGCAGATCCACTAGATCCCCCTTTCTGAAATCATCCTCTCCTTATCCTCGTATCCTCTTGTTCCCTCaggtctttctctcttttccctcaTATCCTCCTATCTGTTCTCTGATATCCTCCTCTTTGCTGCCTAAgatcctcctctctttttcctcagatcctcctctctgttcccttCATACTTCTTTGTTCTTTCaggtcctcctctctgtccctcaggTCCTTCTCTCTGTTCCCTCACATCCTTCTCTCTGTTCCCTCAAAAtctcctctctttcccctcagatgctcctctctgttccctccattcttcctctctgttccctcagGCATGTGACTAAGCTTTTATTCATTCAACCCGCAAGTACATTGTCTTTGAGAGTaattaaaaaacacttttaagTAAAATGTGCAATGTCAttgttttaaagtttaaacaaGGTTTATCTGTTGGAATAAAGCAAGCACCACATGGGATTTTGCACTCACAACATCCTCAATTTTCATCCTGTCTACCAATTTTCAAAGTTTTATAATCATAAATGTCTCTGTAACTGTAAAAAAACAGTTTCCAAAATGTCTCAATGCAGTAGCAGGGGGATGTCTGACCCTGTTGTGGCGGTGCTGTGAGGAATATGAGTGGCCCCTGATGCTTGAGGGAAGCCCTTCCCGTTAGTTCAGCTGTGATCAGGCATTAGCCTAAGCTGCCTTTTGTCAACTTTAGCTCTGCTTTTAACACTGTACTCCCAGACAGGGTTAGACACAGACATATGTATAGAGAGCAGTCTTCCCTTCACCGCCAGCTGCTGTCTGACCTTGTACAGAGGACTAGAGTGGGTTCCCAGTCTTCAACCTTAACACTGGCTCATGTGTGCAGTCCTCTGTAAACTCTTGACACGTATGATTGCATCAGCACCAAGCCAGATATTTCTATCTTTAATGTAGCTGAAGACACTAGTGTAGTCAGACTCATCTCAATGATGACACAAAGGCAGGTCCAGAGGCTGGTGGGGTGGTGTGCAACAACTTGATCCTCAAGACAAAGACCGAACAAGTGATCACAGACTTCATCGAAGGTTGTGACTAAGGCCCAAAATCATCTTCACTTTCTGGGATCTTTATGGTAACATCCTATTTATTGATGTTGTCTGCAGCTatggaggagctggatgggGATAATGTCCGAGTGTCCTCCAGAGGGCGTGTTGCTGAAAGAGACATTGTTCAGGTATGAAAACCTCCTGACCAGGGGCCTCATGTACAAAGGGTGCACAGGCACAAAAAAGTTGCAGATGTACTTTTCCATGCTCACAATCATATTTGTCAAGAGTAAACTGACCATGGCAATGTACGATGCTCACATCTTTCTAGTGCTTTGGAGCAGTTGGCGGTGCTCTGGTGCAATGCTGGGAAACATTTAATAACACCCAAGTGATTGCATTTACATAAGTGGGTATAAAAATGTCCGTGAAATGGTGCAGAAAACACTGTTTTCAACAATGGCAGCGTTGGAGCTATTAGAAGATGTTGGAGCAGAGGCACAAATATATTCTTCTTGGCACAGTGCTGTCCTCTGTCATTAACAATAAATGGAAGATGAGTTGTGGGTCAGAATGAATTAATTGTGTGTTGATTCAGACCACCTCCCAACAATGTTGGTTAATTATATTTGTGCATCACAGCTGATCTGTAGATCGACCCACTGAAAATGCTTCCTGTTTACAAATTCATCATGTGAAGGTGCCTTTATAACAACGATTCCAATCACAATCTAAAACCCAGCTCTTGCTGCAAGTGGTGCTTTTCTGTTGGCCTGTCCAACTGCAGTATTTTTTATAGATTTGACGGGCTTCTCGACGGGCTCAGTCCCAAAATGAGCCCGTGTCTGGGAAGCCCAGTGCGGTCAGCACCTGTATAGGGACAGGTAGGACCTGGCTCCTAGTCGTGTCATGCTCCAAATGTAGCCCCAGCTGCACAGTTCCATGAGGATGGTCCCTGAGACCCTGAAGGGGCTAATGAGCCAGTCCTGCCCATTCTCTGCTCACTGCTCCATTAGCAAAAGCTTCTGATAGCACCAACACTACCATAGTTATTGACAGTGTTTCTGCACcattttcagattcagatcctttattgtcccacacggggaaatttacagtgcaacacagcaagagcacgcagagaaaaataagataaaatcgaatagaataggatttggaatatacaaagaggatgtatatttacgataatccagataaatggatactcggcctctgtatacctgtacatagtacagagggtgaatacaatttacatatcagaatatataatattcagattgtgttagcgggcgttatgtttattgtgcagtctgacagcagccggcaggaaagatctgcgatacctctccttcgcacagcgagggtggagcagccgctcactgaatgagctgcccagtgctgccagggtgtcctgtagggggtgggacatgttgttcaacatggatgacagcttagccatcatcctcccgtttcccaccacctccaccgagtccaggggacatcccaggacagagctggccctcctcaccagtctgtccatcctcttttCACACTTTATATTCACTCCTGCCATCACAAAAACTTGGGTGTGTTCACTGTTCATCTGTTATCACCCTCACGAATGCCCTTTTGAACATTATTTACCCAGCATCGCCTCTCAGGGTCACCAATGAGCTACAAATGTGTCTCCACCAACCACCAAGTTGGTGTGGAGCAGCCCACACTTCCACAGTCAGTTCACTCCAGATAAATCTGAACGTGAGCATGGAAAAGTGCATTGTACATGAGGTCCCTGGACTCTTTGAAACTGTCATCAACTGttaaagaagaagaatctgTTGAAGTTTGTGTGAAGCTGTAAATGAAATCTCaattttatttcaacatcagATGTTTCTGCAGTTATATTTGAGACACTGAaattctgttttcattcagtttgTTCCTTTCCGTGACTACATCGACCGCTCAGGAAACCAGGTGCTCAGCATGGCTCGACTGGCCAAGGATGTCTTGGCAGAGATTCCCGAACAGCTGCTTTCTTTCATGAAAAGTCGGGGGATTGAACCGCGACCCCTGGTCCCTGCCACCTCCGACTCAGCCTCTGTGTCCACTTAGAGCACCATAATGTAACAGCGGAACAGGCTGGAGacatttgtgtctttgtgttgcaTGGTTAATGGTGTTCATTTGAAAGTTCAGAGGCAAACGTCTTCAGTCATGAACTCTTGTCCACTTCAGTCAAGTGTGTGAGCCGTCTAATTGTTAACCACACGTGGGaaaggctgagctgctgctctggtgttCGTTCCACATTCCTGTTTTCTCAGGGCATTTGAAAAATACAGGAAATGCAAATAATAAGAATCTGACTCCTGTGATGTGCTGAGAGCCATCCTCTGAACATTAGTAGCCACGTGTGTTCTGTTGTGAGGGAGGGCTGTAATAATCACAACAGGAACCAGTACCAGTGAAATAACAGACAGAAAGGTTGGTGCCCTCCTGGGGGCAGGAATGCACGTGGCTTCGATGTTGACTGGTGGTGAAGAGCAGGCGGAGATGTCCTCCCCTTTGTGTGCTGCACTCCAACATGCAGTGGATGCTTTCtgatgctcctcctcttcctctcagctgctAAGAATCTTTCACGAAGGGGCCTCACTCAGTGTGACGTTCTCATCATATGTAGCAGAGACCTGTGTTCTCCTTATGATTGCTATTGTTTGATCTGACCTCAGAGATGTTGCTAATGGTTCCCTCAGTGGTTTCTGTATGCTCTTGTTTTTGTCAGCTGCAATGTCATTTAGATTAAGATGTCTGCGTGTTTCACACAAAGTTATGCTTTGCCTCTTTGATGCACGGTCAAACATTTGGAAGCATTAGGAAGAACTATGGATATTCCCGCTCCTCCATCACACAGTTTAACATGTTAACCGACTCTACTGATGTTACCTACATTGCTAACCCATTTCTAGGTAACCACAGGGGTGGACAGGTATTCCTCCAACAGTGTTCTTTtagttgctgttttctttctgtcaaTTTTGCAACATCACATTTCAAATGAGGATCTGGAGAAAAGCTTGGACATTTGTAGTAAAATTTCTTGTTTTCTGTAAAACGCAGCATTAAAGATCATCACCATGACTTTGTTTCTACATTTAATATgagttgtaattttttttttttttttttatgtttttattgcagtCGCGAGAAATCCAGTCAGTACTACAGATTTTCTTTTAGATTTGAATTCGTGCAGTCGCAGTAAATGATGAGCGGGTAATCAAACAATAAAGAACATACCATAATAACACTTCATCGTACAGGAAATGAAAACGTGGCCTTGTTTCCATTGCTGCCAGTTTGTTTGaaaaagtttgtttttgcattcTATCAGTGACGGAAACTGTATCCATCAAATGAGCGGAGTGCTTATTAGAACAGGTATGTCTGTCAAACGCATGCATGCATGGCAGCACAGCCACGCAACTTCACATATAGATATTTTTGTATAGAGTGTGCAGATACATTTGCACTTTGTGCAGTCTTAGTTGAGAGATTTATATTCTGTTTCTGTTATTTACGTTTGCATTCATCACAAGTTAGTTTTAGGTTGTTCATATTTTACGGctttaggttaaaaaaaaaactttgtataATCGATAGTAGTTCTACACTGCCACACAGTGGGATTTTGAAGAAACACACTCGAGAAAATAGTCCGAACTTCCATTTGAAGGGGTTACTTCATATTACAAATTAATGGTAAACATTTCTTTCACTCGTCGATCACAGAGGAATTATTAAAGCCAACTTATTGGTTTATATGGTGGATCCCCTATCCACTGCCAGTGAATCGACTCCGAAGTTTCCTTGAATTACGTGGCTGTTGTGATGCCTGATGTGTTGTGAATCATAGCTCACCAAACTGTTGCCAGGTCAGAGCTACATCAGTCTTTTTACTTCAAGTATTACATGTAGTCGTAATACTAATTTTTATAATTAATTTTGGATAACACATTTTCTAATAAGTCACACTCTCTCGGTGGACTAAACAACGGTATGAAGAGCCAAGTAACTGAAGACATTAGTGCATTTACTTTAATACATTCAGTATAgtgatttaaaatgtttaaaaatgtctttttatatGAAACTCTTAGTTTGTCTTTTGTTCATTTCCCGTAAAACGTTGCCTGTTCCCAATCAAACATAGGGCGTATCTGCAGATAAACGCTGTCAACGATGGTCCTCTGACGGCACCATTTGGTATGTTGTAAGCGGCGGACTGGGTCTAGACCGCCCACATCCACAGGGCGGGTCCTCTCTGAGTCGGCGCTACAGGGATACCAAAATGGAAATCCAGGGGCTTTGTGCTCCTCAAAACCTCCAGTCTCAACATGGCGGCCCCCGCAAATCCGTTCCTTCTCTGCTTCGATCCACGGCGGCTGCGTTATCTGAGATTATTTCTACAGGAACCGAAGACGACGGAGTACAGAGTGACcggaacaacaacagcaggCCGAGGACGTCGCCGTTTCACCTCCTGGTGGAACATGGCAGCGGGGCGACTTGTTCGCCTCTCATCAGACCACAGCCGGTCGATAGAGCCAGGTTCCTTCCCCCCTGCCTTGATAACATGGCgttaaacacaaagaaagaaccCGAGCCAAGAGAGTTGCTTGGTTCATCCGGCTCCGTCACAATTCCGTGGAAAAACGAGGAGTCGGCGATTCAAATGGCGCTGTCGCTGTTTGAGGGGGACGATGAGCTGGTGGGACAGCCGAACTTAGCCGCGGTGTTACGGGAGCAGTGTGTGGACGCAGCCCAGGGGCACTACTGTCTGAACGGCCACGGTGTTGCCACCGGGGTGACAGGAGACTCCATTACAAGCGCAGTAACCAAGGAGCGGTTGGACGTTTTTAACGCTGACGGCAGCCAAATCCGAGCTAAACGCCGAGCAGAGGCTTCGGTGAGCAGCCGCGGCGGACGAGACGAGACGGAGCCAACGAGAGCGGCACATGAAGGCTCCACGGAAGCCGGAAACTGCCAGTCGATCTTTTGTTATTCTCTAGAGAACCAGAAGCCAGAGAGACAGCCCCGACCAAAGGCAGAACCCGGAATGGTTCTTTGGCACGACTGCGCTAGTGCGGCTAACGCTAGCCGGGCTGGGAGCCAGAACACTGTTGAACACGTCGTTGTTGCTAACAATTATAGCGACAAGATTCGCGGGCACAGTTCAACTCAGAACAGTGAGGGTAAGGTGGCCGGGGACCTGGACCAGGGCGTTGGCTTGGTTACAGCCATGGACAGCTCAGACTTCTTCTCAACAGTGTCTCCAGGTGTTCCAACCTCGGAAACCTTTTCTGGGATCATCAACATAAACAATCAGAACATCATAGTGACCCTAGAAAATGGTGTCCTGACCCTCGCTGCCCCCCAAGAAGGATGTGTCCATAAAGAGGAGGATGTGTTGACGATCAAAGAACACCTTGGCATGAAAGACCATGAAGATATTGTTCTTAACTATGAAAGCAGGACTAAGTCCATCGGGAAAATTGGTACCCTGGCGGTGACCACTTCGGGCCCACAAGATGAGCCTCGACCTGGATTCTCAGACAGTGGCTCTGAGCTGGTTCTGGTGGACGGTTGCTCTGTGTCTGAGCTCGGTCCCTCTCTCGACTCTGGTCCCATTGTCAAGCAAGAGGCAGCGGTCCTTTGTGCTGTGACAGAAGGAGCTCTGGTCACTCCACCCACCAAAGTCCCTATTACAGACTGCACCACTGGGGATTTCCCATCCATACCACTGATCAGGTCCAAGAAAGAGACTCCTGCCACCTTTAGTTGCCAAAAACCAGGTTGTTCTTGTGTATTTGACACCCGTCAGAAACTAAAGGTTCACCTCCTGAACCATGCAGAGGATCCACGGCCTTACCAGTGCACTGTGGAGGGCTGTGGCTGGGCCTTCGCCACCTCTTACAAACTGAAGCGCCACCTCCAATCCCATGACAAGCAGCGACCGCACACCTGCCAGTTTGAAGGATGTGGCCGTCGCTTCACCACCATTTACAACTTAAAGGCTCACATCAAAGTCCACGAGCAGGACAACACCTTTGTCTGCGAGATCTGCAGCGAGAGGTTTCGCAGCGCCACTCGACTCGCCAATCACCAAAGAGTTCACTTTGAGCCTCAGAGACCCCACAAGTGTGAATTTCCAGGTAGTCCTGACGATATGCGTGCAGGTCACATGCAAACTTGATTAACATGTGATAACAGATTCTTTCTTCATGTCCTACAGGGTGTGAAAAATCCTTCATCACCTTTAGTGCCCTGTTCTCCCACAATCGTACCCACTTCAGGGAAAGTGGCCACTACACGTGCTCATACCCGGGCTGTGGGAAGATTTACGATAAGGGCTGTCGTCTGAAGATCCACATGAGGAGTCACACAGGTAAATCATGTGTGAGCTTAACCAGACCACTGTGCTCATATGTCAGTCCTGTTTGAGCCACGTCCAGATCCGCTGATGGTCTCTGATCTTCACCAGAAAGTAgtagctttctttcttttcacatGAGAcaagcttctgctgctggaagcaTCTGTTTGAGTCTCATCTGTCCATCAAATCTCCCATACTATTTAATTTCAGAGAGGGTAAAAATACTAATACACTGTCAGTTTAGCCAACATAGATGTGCTTTAAATATACATGGCAACAGAGACACATGGCTCTGTTAAAAAGACACttgaatgtgaatgtgtgtcaCAGTTTGACACTGGCTTTCTCGGGTGACCCAAACAGCCACAGTGTGTCCGGCCCACAGCACATCGGCccatgtctttttttattataattaccAATATGAAAGGAGTCCCGTTTTGTCCCGCTAAATTAGCCCATGATGATGACGTTCCTGCATATCCCGTTGTGATTAAGCAACTGGACATCCTGTCCACAGAGACTGGTCTCGTCTCAGAGACTTTAGCTCCTCCATCTTTAATGGGAGCTCATAGGTGAAGTctgtcctgctgggggaacCCCACCCATGGGGGATTGTTGATCTACAGGATGTGTAGCCATACCACGGAGCTTTTCATGGTTCATTGCAGCAAACAGACAAGATCAGCAGATCCACCATTTGCTCAGCTTCTGTGGAGAAAAGATTCATCAGCAGATTTCAGCTTCTGTGTTGCTCCCAGTTGTTGATGCTGATATTTGCAGCCTGGGATGCTCTGTGTGGTTAATGAAGCTAGCTAGGGCCACTCAGCACTGGCTAAACCTACTGAGCGTCTCCTGCTCTCAACTAGCTGCACCagctctgtcctccctgtcctccactGTTGTCAGGAGTTTAGGACACACGCACATTATGTGCTGACAGAAATGTATTTTCAAAGACAAATTCTTCAGGAGTTACTCCTTCTCTTAGCAGCCTTGTCACTGGAACCATAAATTAGACAAACTAGTCAAGTGTCAATCGTGATTCCAAAATTGCAGTCAGATTTTTTTCTAGCACCTCAAGTTTTTTCTCCACAGGGTACCCTCCAGATAAGCAA
It contains:
- the si:dkey-156n14.3 gene encoding zinc finger protein ZXDC isoform X4; amino-acid sequence: MEIQGLCAPQNLQSQHGGPRKSVPSLLRSTAAALSEIISTGTEDDGVQSDRNNNSRPRTSPFHLLVEHGSGATCSPLIRPQPVDRARFLPPCLDNMALNTKKEPEPRELLGSSGSVTIPWKNEESAIQMALSLFEGDDELVGQPNLAAVLREQCVDAAQGHYCLNGHGVATGVTGDSITSAVTKERLDVFNADGSQIRAKRRAEASVSSRGGRDETEPTRAAHEGSTEAGNCQSIFCYSLENQKPERQPRPKAEPGMVLWHDCASAANASRAGSQNTVEHVVVANNYSDKIRGHSSTQNSEGKVAGDLDQGVGLVTAMDSSDFFSTVSPGVPTSETFSGIININNQNIIVTLENGVLTLAAPQEGCVHKEEDVLTIKEHLGMKDHEDIVLNYESRTKSIGKIGTLAVTTSGPQDEPRPGFSDSGSELVLVDGCSVSELGPSLDSGPIVKQEAAVLCAVTEGALVTPPTKVPITDCTTGDFPSIPLIRSKKETPATFSCQKPGCSCVFDTRQKLKVHLLNHAEDPRPYQCTVEGCGWAFATSYKLKRHLQSHDKQRPHTCQFEGCGRRFTTIYNLKAHIKVHEQDNTFVCEICSERFRSATRLANHQRVHFEPQRPHKCEFPGCEKSFITFSALFSHNRTHFRESGHYTCSYPGCGKIYDKGCRLKIHMRSHTGERPFICDYDGCGWSFTSMSKLLRHKRKHDDDRRFICTEEGCGKSFTRAEHLKGHSITHLGTKPFLCHADGCNARFSARSSLYIHSKKHRQDGSTLKTLCPMANCSKNFSSRSSLKSHIMKQHHVSPVPGGSIPNSSVEVGIPASGSTSNSTFTMDLSLVNSGILTIDSSSVSTTLSSNSNATLSKAKDPLILASRGDMGPHHSLDRSVDDVLPQQHTINLDEVQTVTPEALGNLTALAMQDSGVSVDPSVQQPLSSTGGLHVEPTNSLVVAPVAELLTSSSKVIDVGGHGETGPLLGCVEVLGPGGKVLPQFVFPSHSNSFSPQKDQDLNVVPPSSFLYCANVAQESGGSARTDYRAIQLAKKKKQRGSSASSSGSSGSSQRKCKAARAPAVLSAIRYSEGSAAANGGLTLRDPITGAQYVQIQLLQDDSAGDGDLAFQLSSQPSSSHSQLTADLPVNILQEPAATAEDDGSDNSQFTGSTINLQDLE
- the si:dkey-156n14.3 gene encoding zinc finger protein ZXDC isoform X2; this encodes MEIQGLCAPQNLQSQHGGPRKSVPSLLRSTAAALSEIISTGTEDDGVQSDRNNNSRPRTSPFHLLVEHGSGATCSPLIRPQPVDRARFLPPCLDNMALNTKKEPEPRELLGSSGSVTIPWKNEESAIQMALSLFEGDDELVGQPNLAAVLREQCVDAAQGHYCLNGHGVATGVTGDSITSAVTKERLDVFNADGSQIRAKRRAEASVSSRGGRDETEPTRAAHEGSTEAGNCQSIFCYSLENQKPERQPRPKAEPGMVLWHDCASAANASRAGSQNTVEHVVVANNYSDKIRGHSSTQNSEGKVAGDLDQGVGLVTAMDSSDFFSTVSPGVPTSETFSGIININNQNIIVTLENGVLTLAAPQEGCVHKEEDVLTIKEHLGMKDHEDIVLNYESRTKSIGKIGTLAVTTSGPQDEPRPGFSDSGSELVLVDGCSVSELGPSLDSGPIVKQEAAVLCAVTEGALVTPPTKVPITDCTTGDFPSIPLIRSKKETPATFSCQKPGCSCVFDTRQKLKVHLLNHAEDPRPYQCTVEGCGWAFATSYKLKRHLQSHDKQRPHTCQFEGCGRRFTTIYNLKAHIKVHEQDNTFVCEICSERFRSATRLANHQRVHFEPQRPHKCEFPGCEKSFITFSALFSHNRTHFRESGHYTCSYPGCGKIYDKGCRLKIHMRSHTGERPFICDYDGCGWSFTSMSKLLRHKRKHDDDRRFICTEEGCGKSFTRAEHLKGHSITHLGTKPFLCHADGCNARFSARSSLYIHSKKHRQDGSTLKTLCPMANCSKNFSSRSSLKSHIMKQHHVSPDALSQMETIPTLTPSSELISSSPATVVGASVATGDQLTNLDLNSLFSSVPGGSIPNSSVEVGIPASGSTSNSTFTMDLSLVNSGILTIDSSSVSTTLSSNSNATLSKAKDPLILASRGDMGPHHSLDRSVDDVLPQQHTINLDEVQTVTPEALGNLTALAMQDSGVSVDPSVQQPLSSTGGLHVEPTNSLVVAPVAELLTSSSKVIDVGGHGETGPLLGCVEVLGPGGKVLPQFVFPSHSNSFSPQKDQDLNVVPPSSFLESGGSARTDYRAIQLAKKKKQRGSSASSSGSSGSSQRKCKAARAPAVLSAIRYSEGSAAANGGLTLRDPITGAQYVQIQLLQDDSAGDGDLAFQLSSQPSSSHSQLTADLPVNILQEPAATAEDDGSDNSQFTGSTINLQDLE